The proteins below come from a single Prochlorococcus marinus CUG1415 genomic window:
- a CDS encoding M16 family metallopeptidase: MNVGNVSYYTHSSKTRCVFVDNKELPLISIDIWCKAGSSFEEVDKNGTAHFLEHMIFKGSNKIMPGEFDHKIESLGGLSNASTGYDDVHYHVLIPPNNFRESLVLLTNIIVSPNFNIDEFTKEKGVVIDEIKQQNDQPEEKLFNYFLNRVWLSSNYANSILGTEQSIKKLEINDLKKFHRNHYTCDKICIAIAGNLSEDIYKTFKKSDLSGINKRPILKDSNFTNLKKSKPDLQIRKGREVIKFDNLEFSRIFMAWFIPNLNNQKYIIGLEILASILSVGRNSRLVKILKEDKNIVESIYVDVNAGELGGLFIIEASFENKDTYLVEQQINKTIDEIFDYKTLTLNEIRKSINIVKSNYVFNLETSTQLSSFFGNELLWGRKSSLKKLESHLNYWNDLNNFKEITKYIRRDKFTLIASPSK; the protein is encoded by the coding sequence ATGAATGTAGGGAACGTTAGCTACTACACCCATTCAAGCAAAACAAGATGTGTATTTGTGGATAATAAAGAATTGCCGCTTATAAGCATTGATATTTGGTGCAAAGCAGGTTCTTCATTTGAGGAGGTTGATAAAAACGGCACTGCTCATTTTCTAGAACATATGATTTTTAAAGGCTCTAACAAAATAATGCCAGGTGAATTTGATCATAAAATTGAATCACTTGGAGGTTTAAGCAATGCTTCAACAGGTTATGATGATGTACACTACCATGTCCTCATCCCCCCGAATAACTTTAGAGAATCACTTGTCCTTTTGACAAACATAATTGTTTCTCCAAATTTTAATATTGATGAATTCACAAAAGAAAAAGGCGTAGTCATTGATGAAATAAAACAACAAAATGATCAGCCTGAAGAAAAATTATTTAATTACTTTTTAAATAGGGTTTGGTTAAGTTCCAATTATGCCAATTCAATATTAGGAACTGAACAAAGTATTAAAAAATTAGAGATAAATGATCTTAAAAAATTTCATCGTAATCATTACACATGCGATAAAATTTGTATTGCCATTGCGGGAAATCTCTCAGAAGATATTTATAAGACATTTAAAAAAAGTGATTTATCTGGGATAAATAAAAGACCAATACTTAAGGATTCAAATTTTACAAATCTAAAAAAAAGTAAACCTGACTTGCAAATTAGAAAAGGAAGAGAGGTGATTAAGTTTGATAATTTAGAATTTTCAAGGATATTTATGGCTTGGTTTATCCCAAACCTCAATAATCAAAAATATATTATTGGATTAGAAATATTAGCATCAATACTTTCTGTAGGGAGAAATAGCAGGTTAGTAAAAATTTTAAAAGAAGATAAAAATATTGTTGAATCTATATATGTAGATGTAAATGCAGGAGAATTAGGCGGATTATTTATTATTGAAGCAAGTTTTGAAAACAAAGATACCTATTTAGTAGAGCAGCAAATAAATAAAACAATAGATGAAATATTTGACTATAAAACTTTGACTTTGAATGAAATAAGAAAATCCATAAATATTGTAAAAAGCAATTATGTCTTTAATTTAGAGACCTCAACACAGCTTTCTTCATTCTTTGGAAATGAGCTACTTTGGGGGAGGAAATCTTCGCTTAAAAAATTAGAAAGTCATTTAAACTATTGGAATGATTTAAATAATTTTAAAGAGATAACTAAATATATCCGA
- the rpsB gene encoding 30S ribosomal protein S2: MAVVSLSEMMEAGAHFGHQTRRWNPKMSKYIYCARNGVHIIDLVKTALCMNNAYKWTRNAAKSGKRFLFVGTKKQASDVVAQEATRCGAAYVNQRWLGGMLTNWTTMKARIERLKELERMESSGLIAMRPKKEAAVLRRELERLQKYLGGLKGMRRLPDVVVLVDQRRESNAVLEARKLDISLVSMLDTNCDPDLCEVPIPCNDDAVRSVQLILGRLADAINEGRKGSNAERKN, encoded by the coding sequence ATGGCTGTTGTATCACTATCTGAAATGATGGAAGCTGGTGCTCATTTTGGGCATCAAACTAGGCGTTGGAATCCCAAAATGTCTAAGTATATATATTGTGCGAGAAATGGAGTACATATTATTGATCTTGTAAAAACAGCATTATGTATGAATAATGCATACAAATGGACAAGGAACGCAGCAAAAAGTGGTAAACGTTTCCTATTTGTTGGGACAAAAAAACAGGCTTCAGACGTAGTTGCCCAAGAAGCAACTCGATGCGGAGCTGCATATGTAAATCAAAGATGGCTTGGGGGAATGCTGACAAATTGGACAACCATGAAGGCTAGAATTGAAAGATTGAAGGAACTAGAAAGAATGGAAAGTAGTGGTTTGATTGCAATGAGGCCTAAAAAAGAAGCTGCAGTTCTAAGGAGAGAACTAGAAAGATTACAAAAATACTTGGGGGGACTTAAGGGTATGAGGAGATTACCAGACGTAGTGGTTTTGGTTGATCAGAGAAGAGAATCAAACGCAGTTCTAGAAGCTAGAAAATTAGATATCTCATTAGTATCAATGTTGGATACTAACTGTGATCCAGATTTGTGTGAAGTACCAATTCCATGTAACGACGATGCCGTTAGATCTGTTCAACTTATTTTAGGAAGACTTGCAGATGCCATTAATGAAGGCAGGAAGGGATCAAATGCCGAAAGAAAAAATTAA
- the tsf gene encoding translation elongation factor Ts: MANITAKLVKDLRDKTGAGMMDCKKALKETDGNVDKALEWLRKKGIASAEKKSGRVAAEGSIGSYIHTGSRVGVLLELNCETDFVARGDKFQSLLKDVSMQVAACPNVEYVSIDEIPEDVVDKEKQIEMGRDDLSGKPEQIKEKIVEGRIAKRLNEMVLLSQPYIKDSSLTVEDLVKQAAATIGENIKVRRFTRYTLGEGIEKNQMDFAEEVASMKSN, from the coding sequence ATGGCAAACATTACAGCAAAACTCGTAAAAGATCTTAGAGATAAGACTGGTGCAGGAATGATGGATTGCAAAAAAGCTCTTAAAGAAACTGATGGAAATGTTGATAAAGCTTTGGAATGGTTAAGAAAGAAAGGTATAGCTAGTGCTGAAAAGAAGTCCGGAAGAGTTGCGGCTGAAGGCTCTATTGGTAGTTATATACATACAGGATCAAGAGTTGGAGTTCTACTAGAATTAAATTGTGAAACTGATTTTGTTGCTAGAGGTGATAAATTTCAGTCTCTGTTGAAGGATGTCTCAATGCAGGTGGCAGCTTGCCCGAATGTTGAGTATGTCTCAATTGATGAAATACCAGAAGATGTTGTGGATAAAGAAAAGCAGATTGAAATGGGGAGAGATGATTTATCAGGAAAACCAGAACAAATTAAAGAAAAAATAGTTGAAGGGAGAATAGCGAAAAGACTTAATGAGATGGTTTTGCTTTCACAACCTTATATTAAAGATAGTTCTCTTACTGTTGAGGATCTTGTTAAACAAGCAGCCGCAACAATTGGAGAAAATATCAAAGTAAGACGATTTACAAGATATACGTTGGGTGAAGGTATCGAAAAAAATCAAATGGACTTCGCTGAAGAAGTTGCATCAATGAAATCAAACTAG
- a CDS encoding HlyD family efflux transporter periplasmic adaptor subunit, giving the protein MRLKTYKKFFISVFLLTPLSLGIISCSGNNKSSPRLKEEITANFIPPITAVAALGQLSPSGEVRQLAAPVSQFGSSPRITELLVNEGDFVKKDDVLAIFENREKLISDLDMHNKLIDTVNHEISLKKDQIKRYELALSKDVYSFVQLSQRKDELLKLQKQKITYIGDKKNIEIDLFNSELRSPIDGFILEINTRVGERPTNKGILDIGSSQKMEALIEVYESDIDRVFLSQNVELSSENGGFKEILKGKVIRISPQVKQRKVLSTDPTGDADSRIVEVLVKLDKESMELVQYFSGMKVIAKFIP; this is encoded by the coding sequence ATGCGTCTAAAAACATACAAAAAGTTTTTTATTAGTGTGTTTTTATTAACACCATTATCTCTTGGGATTATTTCCTGCTCAGGCAATAATAAATCAAGTCCTAGATTAAAAGAGGAAATAACTGCAAATTTCATACCCCCCATTACAGCTGTTGCGGCACTGGGTCAACTTTCTCCTTCGGGAGAAGTCAGGCAATTGGCAGCTCCCGTAAGTCAGTTTGGTTCGTCTCCTCGAATAACTGAACTTTTAGTAAATGAAGGAGATTTTGTGAAGAAGGATGATGTGCTTGCAATTTTCGAAAACAGAGAAAAGTTAATCTCAGATCTTGATATGCATAATAAATTAATCGATACTGTTAACCATGAAATTTCCTTAAAGAAAGATCAAATTAAGAGGTATGAATTAGCTTTGAGCAAAGATGTATATTCTTTTGTACAGTTGTCGCAGAGAAAAGACGAATTGTTAAAATTGCAAAAACAAAAAATAACCTACATCGGAGATAAAAAAAATATCGAGATAGATTTATTTAACTCAGAATTAAGGAGCCCCATCGATGGTTTTATACTCGAAATAAATACAAGAGTTGGGGAGAGGCCAACAAATAAAGGAATCTTGGATATTGGCTCTAGTCAAAAGATGGAGGCTCTAATAGAGGTTTATGAATCAGATATTGATAGAGTCTTTTTGTCTCAGAATGTTGAATTGAGCAGTGAGAATGGTGGCTTCAAAGAAATTCTAAAAGGCAAGGTTATAAGGATAAGTCCTCAGGTTAAACAAAGAAAAGTTTTATCAACTGATCCAACTGGGGATGCTGATTCTCGTATTGTCGAAGTACTTGTAAAACTAGATAAAGAATCTATGGAGCTTGTGCAATATTTCTCAGGGATGAAAGTGATAGCAAAATTTATTCCCTAA
- a CDS encoding adenylate cyclase has product MNNYEEIDKINSQLERADIQKRRLIRNIYMEYELYLNLVRDLLCISVEKGLYELSISLSIKDDFINSNELFSLFEKKISKLIYKKLPLITVEQLKINKIEKNINKEINFNSLGRSPKIKHDQKEKFQNEDVCQFEEHFQFQISEDISNTSEYYQVENHDKFVSLDLDKNDHINYLSNNNVIENIGVEKQFISSILELIDEVKVKNPRHAENYNINQMDIAPKHQSLKNLDLIDKSLNNLLLNLSYKINLELFKANLIKRIISQDSFEYLVGKNLMIKYPNPFVVNFEFNINHSSSNSESPPSIIFFNISTVELEFKNLNLSIQRNKINELKNQFQRLIKKERYWRQKEITLNKIR; this is encoded by the coding sequence TTGAATAATTACGAAGAAATAGATAAAATTAATTCTCAATTAGAGAGAGCAGATATACAAAAAAGAAGATTAATTCGTAATATATATATGGAATATGAACTTTATCTTAATCTTGTAAGAGATCTATTATGCATTTCTGTAGAAAAAGGGCTTTACGAATTATCTATTTCTCTATCAATTAAAGATGATTTCATAAATTCAAATGAACTTTTTTCTCTCTTTGAAAAAAAAATAAGCAAACTTATTTATAAAAAATTACCTTTAATAACAGTAGAACAATTAAAAATAAATAAAATTGAAAAAAACATCAACAAGGAGATTAATTTTAATAGTTTAGGAAGGTCCCCAAAAATAAAGCATGATCAAAAAGAGAAATTTCAAAATGAAGATGTTTGTCAATTTGAAGAACATTTTCAGTTTCAGATTAGTGAAGATATTTCTAATACCTCTGAATATTATCAAGTTGAAAATCATGATAAATTCGTATCACTTGATTTAGATAAGAATGACCATATTAATTATTTATCTAATAACAATGTTATTGAAAATATAGGTGTAGAAAAACAATTTATTTCCTCCATATTAGAATTAATAGATGAAGTTAAGGTTAAAAACCCAAGACATGCTGAGAACTACAATATCAATCAAATGGATATTGCTCCCAAACATCAGAGTCTTAAAAACTTAGATTTAATTGACAAGTCATTGAATAATCTATTATTAAATCTTTCATACAAAATTAACTTAGAATTATTTAAGGCCAATCTAATAAAAAGGATTATATCTCAAGATTCCTTTGAGTACTTAGTAGGCAAAAATTTAATGATAAAATATCCAAATCCTTTTGTAGTCAATTTCGAATTCAATATAAATCATTCATCATCAAATAGCGAAAGTCCTCCAAGTATTATTTTCTTTAATATATCTACTGTTGAGTTGGAATTTAAAAATTTAAATCTTTCTATCCAAAGGAATAAAATAAATGAGCTTAAAAATCAATTTCAGCGTTTGATTAAAAAAGAAAGATACTGGAGGCAAAAAGAAATAACTTTGAATAAAAT
- a CDS encoding phycocyanobilin:ferredoxin oxidoreductase has product MLSESLTKTKLTDPLILNLLQNIREHRSMLENLKSIKIDPKLTNIVSNEIGKELFIENEFHKAKGFRKLHIEVAEFSRNLKILHCVFFPDPKFDIPIFGMDLVKINDIVSAAIVDLSPASKNQDVKYENLLSAVDKSSFTLLREIPKWGEIFSKNVFFASLKNDSEKNAFCKIVNQYLSILIKLSREARPEFNKEIIQERKNYQKNYCLQQMKNEKTSMVLLKYFDEKWVNNYIKTVLFDF; this is encoded by the coding sequence TTGTTGTCTGAATCTTTAACTAAAACTAAATTAACAGACCCTCTTATTTTGAACTTGTTACAAAATATAAGAGAGCACAGATCCATGCTTGAAAACCTTAAGAGTATAAAGATTGATCCAAAGCTTACCAATATAGTTTCCAACGAAATAGGTAAAGAACTATTCATAGAAAACGAATTTCATAAAGCGAAAGGATTTAGAAAGTTACATATCGAAGTGGCAGAATTTTCAAGAAATCTTAAAATTTTACACTGTGTTTTTTTTCCTGATCCGAAGTTTGATATCCCAATTTTTGGTATGGATTTAGTTAAAATAAATGATATTGTTTCTGCTGCAATTGTTGATTTATCGCCTGCATCTAAAAATCAAGATGTCAAATACGAAAATCTTCTTTCTGCAGTAGATAAAAGTTCTTTCACCTTATTGCGGGAGATTCCTAAATGGGGGGAGATATTTTCTAAAAATGTATTTTTTGCTTCTTTAAAAAACGATTCAGAAAAAAATGCTTTTTGCAAGATAGTTAATCAATACCTCTCTATTTTAATCAAATTAAGTAGAGAAGCCAGACCCGAATTTAATAAGGAAATTATTCAAGAGAGAAAAAATTATCAAAAAAATTATTGTTTGCAACAGATGAAGAATGAAAAGACGAGTATGGTTCTCTTAAAATATTTTGATGAAAAATGGGTAAATAATTATATAAAAACTGTACTATTTGATTTCTAA
- the devC gene encoding ABC transporter permease DevC — translation MHFSLLKFRKIPLAWLLLTRQPLRLMVAIAGISFAGILMFMQLGFRDGLFDTSVTIHKLLDADLVLISPRSKSSISMSGFPKRRLIQTLAVEDVEKTAPVNLNYLLWRNPENLKTRSILALGFNPSDSLLLDDGFSKKAYKLRNPSRVLFDKLSRPEFGPIEEWFLSDQKVETEVAGKRVIVEGLVELGPSFGADGNLITSRETFLRLFPANPPGSIEIGLVKLRKGSDHELISRILNNSLPNDVRVLTKNQFIEFEKNYWKNSTAIGFIFSLGALMGFVVGCVVVYQILYSDVTDHLAEYATLLAMGYRLKSLFFVVAREGFLLAFFGYLPAYFAGQILYSVIRNSTKLPIIMDADKTILIFVLVLVMCMGSAGIAMRKLVDADPAEIF, via the coding sequence ATGCATTTTTCTCTTTTAAAATTCAGAAAAATACCGTTAGCTTGGTTATTATTGACAAGGCAACCATTAAGGTTGATGGTCGCAATTGCAGGGATAAGTTTTGCTGGAATTTTGATGTTTATGCAACTTGGTTTCAGAGATGGTTTATTTGATACGAGCGTAACTATCCATAAACTTTTAGATGCTGATCTAGTTTTAATAAGTCCCAGATCGAAAAGTTCTATTAGCATGAGTGGATTTCCAAAAAGAAGATTGATTCAAACTCTAGCTGTAGAAGATGTAGAAAAAACTGCTCCAGTAAATTTAAATTATTTACTATGGAGAAATCCCGAAAATCTTAAAACTAGATCGATACTTGCTTTAGGCTTTAACCCCTCCGATTCACTTCTATTAGATGATGGTTTCTCAAAAAAAGCTTATAAATTAAGAAATCCATCAAGAGTACTATTTGACAAACTTTCTAGGCCCGAATTTGGACCAATTGAAGAATGGTTTTTATCAGATCAAAAAGTTGAAACTGAGGTTGCAGGAAAAAGAGTAATTGTGGAAGGTCTTGTCGAATTGGGACCATCTTTCGGTGCAGATGGTAATTTAATAACTAGCAGAGAAACTTTTTTAAGACTTTTTCCTGCAAATCCTCCAGGGAGTATAGAAATTGGTTTAGTAAAGCTTAGAAAAGGATCTGATCATGAATTAATTTCTAGAATTTTAAATAACTCACTCCCAAATGATGTACGTGTTTTAACAAAAAATCAATTTATAGAATTTGAGAAGAATTATTGGAAAAATAGTACTGCAATAGGTTTTATATTTAGTTTGGGAGCTTTGATGGGTTTTGTTGTAGGTTGTGTGGTTGTTTATCAAATACTTTATAGTGACGTTACTGACCACCTCGCAGAGTATGCGACCTTATTGGCGATGGGGTATAGACTGAAGTCTTTATTTTTTGTCGTTGCAAGAGAGGGATTTTTGTTGGCATTTTTTGGTTATTTACCTGCTTATTTCGCTGGTCAAATACTTTATTCAGTTATAAGAAACTCTACTAAGCTCCCAATAATAATGGATGCAGATAAAACGATTTTGATTTTTGTATTAGTTTTAGTTATGTGTATGGGCTCTGCTGGTATTGCTATGCGTAAATTAGTTGATGCTGATCCAGCTGAAATTTTTTAA
- a CDS encoding glycosyltransferase family 2 protein → MNVSIVIPTYNRKPILEKCLVALENQKLNKNTSNYEIIVVDDGSTDGTSSWIKKNKANLPHVVLFEQEHSGPALGRNLGVIKSKYEIIIFIDSDLIVLDNFITCHVDQLLSFWRKNNKKCFTYGTVINTSNFLYPQSEKHKIIDTSFAYFATGNVAISKELILSVGLFDTSFSLYGWEDLELGERLKKIGTKLIKCPNAVGFHWHPPFNCDQIESLINQEKERAKMALIFYKKHPNLRVRFMIQLTPLHILLWQFLCLGGIISVDRILPLLRFLVSLRRHRLALEILRLPLNLIYIKQLTKSR, encoded by the coding sequence ATGAATGTAAGTATTGTTATACCGACTTACAATAGAAAACCTATTTTAGAGAAATGTCTTGTTGCGCTAGAGAATCAGAAATTAAATAAAAATACTAGTAATTATGAAATTATAGTAGTTGATGATGGATCTACTGATGGAACAAGCTCGTGGATAAAAAAAAATAAAGCTAATCTTCCACACGTTGTCCTATTTGAACAAGAACATAGTGGACCTGCACTAGGAAGAAATCTTGGAGTAATTAAATCAAAATATGAAATTATTATATTTATTGATAGTGATCTAATTGTTTTAGATAATTTTATAACTTGCCATGTAGATCAATTACTTTCCTTTTGGAGGAAAAATAATAAGAAGTGTTTTACCTATGGTACTGTGATCAATACATCTAATTTTCTATATCCTCAGAGTGAAAAACATAAAATCATAGATACTTCTTTTGCCTACTTCGCTACTGGAAATGTCGCGATATCAAAAGAATTGATTTTAAGTGTTGGCTTATTTGATACTTCTTTTAGCCTTTATGGTTGGGAGGATTTGGAACTAGGAGAAAGATTAAAAAAAATAGGGACAAAATTAATTAAATGTCCTAATGCAGTAGGTTTTCATTGGCATCCACCTTTTAATTGCGATCAAATAGAATCATTGATAAATCAAGAAAAAGAGAGGGCAAAGATGGCATTAATTTTTTATAAAAAACATCCAAATTTGAGGGTTAGATTTATGATTCAATTAACTCCTCTTCATATTTTACTTTGGCAGTTCCTTTGCCTAGGAGGAATAATTAGTGTTGATAGAATCCTACCATTACTTAGATTTTTAGTTAGTTTAAGAAGACATAGACTTGCACTTGAGATACTTAGGCTCCCATTAAATTTGATTTACATTAAGCAGTTAACCAAATCAAGATAA
- a CDS encoding DevA family ABC transporter ATP-binding protein — protein MVKADKSKNNTKILKTVSINNLSHFYGKNENKKQVLNNVNLNIDKGELVLLKGPSGCGKTTLLTLIGALRTCQSGDLTVLNNQLNGASRKTRQILRRSIGMIFQGHNLLRCLTAEQNVQMGADLIKGLTYLQRREIARNWLSAVGLEEHYKKLPNDLSGGQKQRVAIARALSANPKLLLADEPTSALDSITGREIVTLLRKLAKEQNCSVLMVTHDPRISDMADRILNMEDGKIYSAHSELV, from the coding sequence ATGGTTAAAGCTGATAAATCAAAAAATAACACTAAGATCTTAAAAACTGTTTCAATAAATAATTTGAGTCATTTTTATGGAAAAAATGAAAATAAAAAACAAGTCCTTAATAATGTTAATTTAAATATTGATAAAGGAGAATTGGTTCTTTTAAAAGGACCTTCTGGATGTGGCAAAACAACTCTTTTAACCTTAATTGGTGCTTTGAGAACCTGTCAAAGTGGAGATTTAACTGTATTAAATAATCAGTTAAATGGAGCATCAAGAAAAACGCGTCAGATTCTTAGAAGAAGTATTGGGATGATTTTTCAAGGTCACAATCTGTTGAGATGTTTAACAGCCGAACAAAATGTTCAAATGGGTGCCGATTTAATAAAAGGGCTAACATATTTGCAAAGACGTGAAATTGCAAGAAATTGGTTGTCAGCAGTAGGGTTAGAAGAACATTACAAGAAGTTGCCCAATGACTTATCTGGAGGGCAAAAACAGAGAGTAGCAATTGCTCGAGCGTTATCAGCTAATCCAAAACTTTTACTTGCTGATGAGCCGACTTCTGCTTTAGATAGCATTACAGGAAGGGAAATAGTTACCCTTTTAAGAAAATTAGCAAAAGAACAAAATTGCTCTGTACTTATGGTGACTCACGATCCAAGAATTTCTGATATGGCTGATAGGATATTAAATATGGAAGATGGTAAAATATATAGTGCCCATAGTGAGCTAGTATAG